From Medicago truncatula cultivar Jemalong A17 chromosome 7, MtrunA17r5.0-ANR, whole genome shotgun sequence, a single genomic window includes:
- the LOC25498411 gene encoding probable serine incorporator: MWAASCLASCCAACACNACTSVVSSISRRSARIAYCGLFALSLVVAWMLREVAAPLMESIPWINHFKQTPSREWFETDAVLRVSFGNFLFFTILAAMMVGVKTQKDPRDGLHHGGWMMKIICWCLLVIFMFFLPNEIISFYETISKFGSGMFLLVQVVLLLDFVHRWNDTWVGYDEQFWYIALFVVSLVCYVATFVFSGVLFHFFTPSGQDCGTNIFFISMTLMLAFVFAIVALHPAVNGSVLPASVISFYCMYLCYSALASEPRDYECNGLHKHSKAVSTGSLTLGLVTTVLSVVYSAVRAGSSATVLSPPSSPRAGKPLLPLDAKDEESNEKAKPVTYSYAFFHLIFSLASMYSAMLLTGWSTSVGESGKLVDVGWPSVWVRIVTCWATALLYLWSLVAPIMFPEREF; encoded by the exons ATGTGGGCTGCTTCGTGTCTAGCGTCATGCTGCGCTGCCTGCGCATGCAACGCTTGCACGTCCGTCGTTTCAAGCATCAGCCGTCGTTCCGCAAGGATCGCTTATTGCGGTCTCTTCGCTCTTTCCCTCGTCGTTGCTTGGATGCTCCGTGAAGTCGCTGCTCCTCTCATGGAATCTATCCCCT GGATTAATCACTTTAAACAAACTCCAAGCCGTGAGTGGTTTGAGACCGATGCAGTTCTTCGTGTTAGCTTTGGAAACTTTCTATTTTTCACTATTCTGGCTGCTATGATGGTTGGCGTCAAAACTCAGAAGGATCCTCGTGATGGCTTGCATCATGGGGGCTGGATGATGAAAATTATCTGTTGGTGCCTTCTGGTtatctttatgttttttctacCGAACGAGATCATCAGCTTTTATG AAACAATATCAAAGTTTGGCTCTGGTATGTTTCTTCTTGTTCAAGTTGTGCTCTTGTTGGATTTTGTTCATCGATGGAATGACACATGGGTTGGATATGATGAACAGTTCTG GTATATTGCTTTATTTGTTGTTTCACTTGTCTGTTACGTGGCCACTTTTGTGTTCTCGGGAGTTCTCTTTCATTTCTTCACGCCATCTGGACAAGACTGTGGAACCAAtatctttttcatttcaatGACCCTGATGCTTGCATTTGTTTTTGCCATAGTAGCTTTGCATCCTGCA GTAAATGGAAGTGTTTTGCCTGCTTCCGTAATATCATTTTATTGCATGTATCTCTGCTATAGTGCACTGGCTAGTGAACCCAGAGATTACGAGTGCAATGGTCTTCACAAACACTCAAAAGCTGTTTCCACTGGCTCTCTCACTTTGGGATTAGTCACAACAGTTCTATCTGTTGTGTATTCTGCCGTCCGTGCTGGATCTTCTGCCACAGTTCTTTCCCCACCAAGCTCACCTCGTGCTG GGAAGCCTTTGCTTCCATTGGATGCTAAGGATGAAGAAAGTAACGAGAAAGCAAAGCCAGTTACATATTCATATGCCTTCTTCCACTTGATTTTCTCTCTTGCTAGCATGTATTCTGCAATGCTTCTGACAGGTTGGTCTACCTCTGTTGGAGAGAGTGGTAAGTTGGTTGACGTGGGGTGGCCTTCAGTTTGGGTCCGGATTGTCACTTGCTGGGCAACTGCTTTGCTATACTTATGGTCTCTCGTAGCTCCTATCATGTTCCCCGAGAGGGAGTTCTAA
- the LOC25498412 gene encoding uncharacterized protein isoform X2, whose protein sequence is MMDDGATHQPAAQKPVWCARKQAVVQDEIRKMNQLPANSTYVAHRLKVLNKIMQLMSVQRTISQEQELELLFAGLSL, encoded by the exons ATGATGGATGACGGAGCTACTCATCAACCTGCAGCACAAAAACCAGTATGGTGCGCGAGAAAACAGGCTGTCGTACAAGACGAAATAAGGAAAATGAATCAATTGCCTGCAAACAGTACCTATGTTGCACATCGTTTAAAAGTTCtgaataaaattatgcaactTATGTCAGTTCAG AGAACTATATCTCAGGAGCAGGAGTTGGAGTTGCTTTTTGCTGGTTTGTCTTTGTGA
- the LOC25498412 gene encoding uncharacterized protein isoform X1, which translates to MCSAKVDSLNNLNGSNTLDQMMDDGATHQPAAQKPVWCARKQAVVQDEIRKMNQLPANSTYVAHRLKVLNKIMQLMSVQRTISQEQELELLFAGLSL; encoded by the exons ATG TGCAGTGCGAAAGTGGATTCCCTTAATAATTTAAACGGTAGTAATACCCTTGATCAAATGATGGATGACGGAGCTACTCATCAACCTGCAGCACAAAAACCAGTATGGTGCGCGAGAAAACAGGCTGTCGTACAAGACGAAATAAGGAAAATGAATCAATTGCCTGCAAACAGTACCTATGTTGCACATCGTTTAAAAGTTCtgaataaaattatgcaactTATGTCAGTTCAG AGAACTATATCTCAGGAGCAGGAGTTGGAGTTGCTTTTTGCTGGTTTGTCTTTGTGA